One Rhodopirellula bahusiensis genomic region harbors:
- the mfd gene encoding transcription-repair coupling factor, whose protein sequence is MPTASKNASTQKLRSLRDVPAILDAKVGLGEVLGRTPKRKAKKSDGPVPLAFSGVWGGIRGLLAATLTRHHPHVLVLLPQAVDADIVAGDVSSFGIEDVVALPLSAGDGTGSSIRDADYAARLQVLQRLRARDQHSPKPLVVTSYIGAAIQRVPSVSSLEKATRELSVGDIVDPEDIRRWLAEAGFAAVTAVQVPGEFASRGGLLDVYSPDQPQPIRIEWFDDEIESIRRFDAATQRSSETLSKVELAAIGTQPVNSPFAEEENNDEPLDLVVDDTVGAEATIVDYLPEDTVVLVIDPSDCHQSSNALLARVAKTERFVSMKELLSELKSHKVVTGTSLAEGAPTDVVDLHTASADSFATSLDETKSKVDSVAAGHEVIVVGDTPADGQRLTELLEDTDAAKQGRLHMTVADLSGGFRLTDAEILVLTGAELFHRSPVRRAKTRTRGKPIDSFTQLTPGDLVIHLSHGIGLYRGLNSIEKNGQHQEHLTIEFDGGTKIHVPASRIQLVQRYVGGTKNRPKLAKIGGISWTNQRKAAEAAVTDMADELLELQAKRATRLGIPMSPDNEWQRQFDASFPYLETPDQLSAIEALKADMEAPRPMDRLICGDVGFGKTEVAMRAAFKAVSSGYQVAVLVPTTVLAEQHYQSFRERMAEFPVEIRKLSRFCTPAEQRETVKEIRRGKADIVIGTHRVASKDVDFNNLGLVVIDEEQRFGVAVKERLKTRHSNVDVLTLSATPIPRTLHMALVGVRDISNLETPPAERMAVETKVTRWDDKMLRSAIVRELNRGGQMYFVHNRIGDMDDLAARIKAIVPELRIGIGHGQMVEGALEQIMVDFIDHKFDLLLATTIIESGLDIPNANTMFIDDGNRYGLSDLHQLRGRVGRYKHQAYCYLLVSPNKRLTPEASKRLRAIEEYSQMGAGFAISMRDLEIRGAGNLLGSQQSGHIAAVGYEMYCQLLEDAVRQAQKLPPKLSADVDIDLPIEAYLPEDYVPNLRHKIDLYRRMTRIEKAEDVKAIREELEDRFGSPPPPAVRMLELCELRLDAASWGLVSLTSNDRFIVIQYSNRSRMNQLAKNSSIPIRVVDHQKAYIPIKDYDMSDPAGKAWLQLARAALWIG, encoded by the coding sequence GTGCCCACCGCTTCGAAAAACGCTTCCACGCAAAAGCTGCGATCCCTTCGCGATGTCCCGGCCATCCTGGACGCGAAAGTTGGGCTGGGCGAGGTCTTGGGGCGGACTCCCAAACGAAAGGCAAAGAAGTCGGACGGTCCGGTTCCGCTGGCGTTTTCGGGCGTTTGGGGCGGGATCCGAGGTTTGCTGGCCGCCACGCTGACCCGCCATCACCCGCACGTGCTGGTCTTGCTCCCGCAAGCCGTCGACGCCGACATTGTCGCGGGCGACGTCTCATCATTCGGGATCGAAGACGTCGTCGCGTTGCCGCTGTCCGCCGGCGACGGAACCGGCAGCTCCATCCGCGACGCCGATTATGCAGCACGATTGCAAGTGCTGCAGCGACTTCGTGCCCGCGACCAACACTCGCCAAAACCGCTGGTTGTGACCTCCTACATCGGAGCCGCCATCCAGCGAGTGCCATCGGTTTCGAGTCTCGAAAAAGCGACCCGCGAATTGTCGGTCGGCGACATCGTCGATCCCGAAGACATCCGCCGTTGGTTGGCCGAAGCCGGATTCGCGGCCGTGACTGCGGTCCAGGTACCAGGTGAATTCGCCAGCCGCGGCGGATTGCTCGACGTCTACTCGCCTGATCAACCTCAGCCAATTCGAATCGAGTGGTTCGACGACGAAATCGAATCCATCCGCCGGTTCGACGCCGCCACTCAGCGAAGCAGCGAAACGCTCAGCAAAGTCGAACTTGCCGCGATCGGAACCCAGCCCGTCAATAGCCCTTTCGCGGAAGAAGAGAACAACGACGAACCGCTGGACCTCGTTGTCGATGACACCGTGGGCGCCGAAGCCACGATCGTCGACTACTTGCCGGAAGACACCGTGGTGTTGGTGATCGATCCATCGGATTGTCATCAATCATCGAATGCCTTGCTCGCGCGAGTTGCGAAGACCGAACGTTTCGTTTCGATGAAGGAACTGCTTTCGGAATTGAAGAGCCACAAAGTCGTCACGGGCACGTCGCTGGCCGAAGGAGCCCCGACGGACGTCGTCGACTTGCACACCGCCAGCGCGGATAGCTTTGCAACGTCGCTGGACGAAACCAAATCGAAAGTCGATTCGGTCGCGGCCGGTCATGAAGTCATCGTGGTCGGTGACACTCCCGCCGATGGACAGCGACTGACCGAGTTGCTCGAGGACACCGACGCGGCCAAACAAGGTCGCTTGCACATGACGGTCGCTGACCTCAGTGGCGGTTTCCGTTTGACCGACGCAGAGATCTTGGTGCTCACCGGCGCCGAGCTGTTCCACCGCAGCCCAGTGCGTCGCGCGAAGACACGGACTCGCGGCAAACCGATCGACTCGTTCACGCAGCTCACGCCCGGCGACTTGGTGATCCACCTGTCGCACGGGATCGGGTTGTACCGTGGCCTGAACTCGATCGAAAAGAACGGCCAACACCAAGAACACTTGACCATCGAGTTCGACGGCGGGACCAAGATCCACGTCCCGGCCTCGCGAATTCAATTGGTCCAGCGATACGTCGGCGGAACGAAGAACCGCCCCAAACTCGCGAAAATTGGCGGCATCAGTTGGACCAATCAACGCAAGGCAGCCGAAGCGGCGGTCACCGACATGGCCGACGAGTTGCTGGAACTGCAAGCCAAACGCGCGACTCGGCTTGGCATCCCGATGTCACCGGACAACGAGTGGCAACGTCAGTTCGACGCGAGTTTCCCTTACCTGGAAACTCCCGATCAGTTGTCAGCCATCGAAGCACTGAAAGCCGACATGGAGGCCCCGCGGCCGATGGACCGGCTGATTTGTGGCGACGTCGGATTCGGCAAAACCGAAGTCGCCATGCGGGCTGCTTTCAAAGCGGTCTCGTCCGGTTACCAAGTCGCGGTGTTGGTCCCGACCACCGTGTTGGCCGAACAACATTATCAATCTTTCCGCGAACGGATGGCGGAGTTCCCGGTCGAAATCCGCAAGCTCAGCCGTTTCTGCACGCCGGCCGAACAACGCGAAACGGTCAAGGAAATCCGACGAGGCAAAGCAGACATCGTCATCGGAACGCACCGTGTCGCCAGCAAAGACGTTGACTTCAACAACCTCGGCTTGGTCGTCATCGACGAAGAGCAGCGGTTCGGCGTCGCAGTCAAAGAACGCCTGAAAACTCGGCACAGCAACGTCGATGTGCTGACGCTATCGGCGACGCCCATCCCGCGAACGCTGCACATGGCGTTGGTCGGGGTCCGCGACATCAGCAACCTGGAAACGCCACCCGCCGAACGAATGGCGGTCGAGACCAAGGTGACTCGCTGGGACGACAAGATGCTGCGTTCCGCCATCGTTCGAGAACTCAACCGCGGCGGCCAAATGTACTTTGTCCACAACCGCATCGGCGACATGGATGACTTGGCCGCGCGAATCAAAGCCATCGTTCCAGAGCTTCGAATTGGCATCGGCCACGGTCAGATGGTCGAAGGTGCCCTCGAACAAATCATGGTCGACTTCATCGATCACAAATTCGACTTGCTGTTGGCCACGACGATCATCGAAAGCGGACTGGACATCCCCAACGCCAACACCATGTTCATCGATGATGGCAATCGCTACGGGCTGAGCGATCTGCACCAATTGCGTGGCCGCGTGGGTCGGTACAAACATCAAGCCTACTGCTACCTGCTGGTGTCGCCGAACAAACGGCTCACACCAGAGGCCAGCAAACGCCTGCGAGCGATCGAAGAGTATTCCCAGATGGGTGCCGGTTTCGCGATCTCGATGCGAGACCTCGAAATCCGCGGGGCGGGCAATTTGCTCGGCAGTCAACAATCCGGCCACATCGCCGCGGTGGGTTACGAAATGTATTGCCAACTGCTGGAAGACGCGGTCCGGCAAGCCCAAAAATTGCCGCCCAAGTTGTCTGCCGACGTGGACATCGACTTGCCGATCGAAGCCTACCTGCCGGAAGACTATGTTCCCAACCTACGGCACAAGATCGATCTGTATCGCCGGATGACTCGGATCGAGAAAGCGGAGGATGTGAAGGCCATTCGCGAAGAGCTCGAAGACCGCTTTGGTTCGCCACCACCGCCCGCGGTTCGGATGCTGGAATTGTGCGAACTGCGGCTCGACGCAGCCTCGTGGGGATTAGTTTCGCTGACCAGCAACGATCGCTTCATCGTGATCCAGTACTCCAATCGTTCGCGGATGAATCAATTGGCGAAGAATTCCTCCATTCCTATTCGTGTCGTCGACCATCAAAAGGCATATATTCCGATCAAGGACTACGACATGTCCGATCCGGCCGGAAAAGCGTGGCTGCAACTTGCCCGCGCTGCATTATGGATTGGTTGA
- a CDS encoding tetratricopeptide repeat protein — protein sequence MPDPEVLPPANLPSDDSDSSEPDADQAASPSESGSAEPEPETLEEPASVPLAIEDRGVPMLQDAVGSQACVACHPNRAASFFETSHAESLRVVNTKQEPELQSFFHQPSSQRMKVVHDGELVRHQSWQELPQTDYVMPLSDYPVEMVMGSGTFAKSYLIRDGDALLQAPLSHYTEQGEYDMSPGYDSPSHFGFSRQVTDDCLFCHAGSLSRVDGNRSVSVLHELAIGCERCHGGGRQHVDIANQMRANSNNTTELDAVHDWSIVHPNELGRDSMESLCAQCHLQGDIQMFVRGADSWSFRPGEDLAATRLVYNVGPPKKESGSTTFVGHFGQMHASECYLGSESLTCVTCHDPHQRVDDSNRETIHRNHCLSCHDSIDCGEEMTVRMDTNENSCHQCHMPRSETEVPHVSITDHRIAVPNELGDAKTLVREVDDEQVTELPDAVALLDRAPSGSWQRELNEATAIAQWLWMGSNPRFDNAVVFNLAVDRLRSAIEAAEKTEPSSGVAHVSLIEAKTRLASLLDRVLLFPDENRSESDVQRLRNESQTLMQWVLSEEKQPTPEIQVALESLANSAAAEDRHLKAYQLYQRLVKLRRNPADHYNLGLACGKLRRFGEAEQAFMESIRIQPTYPLPYASLARLYQSIDPRAASNYMQLSQRLRLVQQGNENAKREEQ from the coding sequence TTGCCTGATCCGGAAGTCTTGCCTCCAGCGAATTTGCCGAGCGATGATTCGGACTCCTCCGAACCCGATGCCGACCAGGCGGCGTCACCCTCCGAGTCAGGGTCAGCCGAGCCGGAGCCTGAAACTCTCGAGGAGCCAGCATCGGTGCCTCTCGCGATAGAAGACCGTGGCGTTCCTATGTTGCAGGATGCGGTTGGCTCGCAGGCCTGCGTCGCCTGCCATCCCAATCGTGCCGCCTCGTTCTTTGAGACCTCCCACGCGGAATCTCTGCGAGTAGTGAATACGAAGCAGGAACCCGAACTGCAATCGTTTTTTCACCAGCCCAGTTCCCAACGCATGAAGGTCGTGCATGACGGGGAATTGGTTCGGCACCAATCGTGGCAGGAACTGCCGCAGACGGACTACGTGATGCCGTTGAGCGACTACCCGGTTGAGATGGTGATGGGAAGTGGCACGTTTGCGAAGTCGTACTTGATCCGAGATGGCGATGCTCTGCTGCAGGCACCGCTGTCGCACTACACCGAGCAAGGCGAGTACGACATGTCGCCGGGATATGACTCGCCATCGCACTTTGGTTTTTCTCGGCAAGTCACTGACGATTGTCTGTTCTGTCACGCGGGTTCTTTGTCGCGGGTGGACGGCAATCGAAGTGTCTCGGTTCTGCATGAACTAGCGATTGGCTGCGAGCGTTGTCACGGTGGCGGTCGTCAACATGTTGATATCGCAAACCAGATGCGAGCGAATTCGAACAATACGACTGAGTTGGATGCGGTTCATGATTGGTCGATCGTGCACCCAAATGAACTCGGGCGTGACTCGATGGAGTCGCTCTGTGCCCAGTGTCATTTGCAAGGTGACATTCAGATGTTCGTCCGCGGTGCGGATTCGTGGTCGTTTCGTCCTGGCGAAGACTTGGCAGCCACGCGATTGGTTTACAACGTCGGGCCGCCGAAGAAAGAGTCTGGTTCGACCACGTTTGTCGGTCACTTTGGTCAGATGCATGCCAGCGAGTGCTACTTAGGTTCCGAATCTCTCACCTGCGTCACGTGCCACGATCCTCACCAACGAGTCGATGATTCCAACCGGGAAACGATCCACCGGAATCATTGCTTGTCGTGTCACGACAGCATCGACTGTGGCGAGGAAATGACCGTGCGAATGGACACAAACGAGAACTCGTGTCACCAATGCCACATGCCTCGATCCGAGACCGAGGTGCCCCACGTGTCGATCACCGACCACCGGATCGCGGTGCCAAATGAGTTGGGCGACGCCAAAACACTGGTTCGGGAGGTCGACGACGAGCAAGTGACAGAGTTGCCGGATGCAGTCGCGTTGCTCGACCGAGCCCCGTCCGGAAGCTGGCAGCGAGAATTGAACGAAGCCACCGCGATTGCGCAGTGGCTGTGGATGGGGTCGAATCCCCGTTTTGACAACGCCGTTGTCTTCAACTTAGCAGTCGATCGATTGAGGTCCGCGATCGAGGCAGCGGAGAAAACAGAGCCGAGTTCAGGTGTCGCTCACGTGTCTTTGATCGAAGCCAAAACACGGTTGGCAAGTTTGCTGGACCGAGTCTTGCTGTTTCCGGACGAGAATCGCTCCGAATCGGATGTGCAGCGTTTGCGAAACGAAAGCCAAACGCTGATGCAATGGGTTCTGTCGGAAGAGAAGCAGCCCACACCAGAAATTCAGGTCGCTTTGGAAAGCTTGGCGAACTCCGCGGCTGCTGAAGATCGGCATCTCAAAGCGTATCAACTTTACCAGCGTCTGGTGAAACTGCGCCGCAACCCAGCCGATCATTACAACTTGGGGTTGGCGTGCGGGAAGCTTCGTCGGTTTGGCGAAGCCGAACAGGCCTTCATGGAATCAATCCGCATTCAGCCGACTTATCCCCTGCCCTACGCCTCGCTGGCTCGCTTGTATCAATCGATTGATCCACGAGCAGCATCCAACTACATGCAGTTGTCTCAACGACTGCGGTTGGTGCAGCAAGGAAACGAGAATGCAAAGCGTGAAGAACAATAG
- a CDS encoding PQQ-binding-like beta-propeller repeat protein: protein MRLRASRLLLAVFCFSLAPAGTPVHSAEPNRSESSSWNQWRGPNRDGTLAQPTAWPDRLTGNIEKAWSVALGPSYSGPVMVDGLVFTTETVNKQFERVTAYDIATGELRWEHQWDGSMSVPFFAAANGDWIRATPACVPGYLVVLGMRDVLVCLDTETGEERWKIDFPAETGSALQPFGAACSPLIHDGAVYVQVGAGLTKLSLESGEVLWTVLSGGEDMMSRGAFSSPSIATLAGQEQLLVQTREELCGVSLESGDVLWRETIEAFRGMNILTPLAIGDSVFTAAHSGKSQLFDIQRGDSTNSWAANERWNQKTQGYMSSPVVVDDHVYLHLKNERFSCLSVDDGSIQWTSAPVGKYWSMIRNKNRILSLSADGKLRLIEANPDEFKVLDTQQLAEDSWAHLAVSSEADQPLILIRALNSLTAYRWKNP, encoded by the coding sequence ATGCGTCTTCGAGCTTCTCGGCTATTGCTGGCGGTATTTTGTTTTAGTCTTGCCCCTGCCGGGACGCCCGTTCACTCCGCCGAACCGAATCGCTCGGAGTCGAGCAGTTGGAACCAGTGGCGAGGCCCCAATAGAGACGGCACGCTCGCTCAACCGACCGCCTGGCCTGATCGGCTCACAGGAAACATTGAGAAAGCTTGGTCGGTTGCTCTCGGCCCGAGTTACAGCGGCCCAGTAATGGTGGACGGGTTGGTGTTCACGACCGAAACGGTGAACAAACAATTCGAGCGAGTGACCGCCTATGACATCGCGACCGGCGAGTTGCGTTGGGAGCACCAATGGGATGGCTCCATGTCCGTGCCATTTTTCGCAGCAGCCAACGGCGACTGGATTCGAGCCACTCCCGCATGCGTCCCGGGGTATTTGGTTGTGCTGGGCATGCGTGATGTGTTGGTTTGCCTGGACACTGAGACCGGCGAAGAACGCTGGAAGATCGATTTCCCAGCAGAGACTGGTTCGGCTTTACAGCCATTCGGTGCGGCCTGTTCGCCGCTCATTCACGACGGAGCGGTCTACGTTCAAGTGGGCGCGGGATTGACGAAGCTGTCCTTGGAATCCGGCGAGGTCCTCTGGACGGTTCTTTCGGGCGGCGAGGACATGATGTCCCGCGGCGCGTTCAGCAGTCCCTCGATCGCGACGCTCGCGGGCCAAGAGCAATTGCTGGTTCAGACTCGCGAAGAACTTTGCGGCGTGTCACTCGAGTCCGGCGATGTCCTCTGGCGAGAAACCATCGAAGCCTTTCGCGGCATGAACATTTTGACACCGCTCGCCATTGGCGACTCCGTGTTCACGGCAGCCCACAGCGGAAAGAGCCAACTGTTTGATATTCAACGTGGCGACTCGACAAATTCCTGGGCAGCGAACGAGCGTTGGAATCAGAAGACTCAAGGCTACATGTCTTCACCTGTCGTGGTGGACGACCACGTTTACTTGCATCTCAAGAATGAACGTTTCAGTTGCTTGTCGGTCGACGATGGTTCGATTCAGTGGACCTCTGCTCCCGTGGGCAAATACTGGTCGATGATCCGCAATAAAAATCGTATTTTGTCACTCAGTGCCGACGGCAAACTACGCTTGATCGAAGCGAATCCCGATGAATTCAAGGTGCTCGACACTCAACAACTCGCTGAAGACAGTTGGGCTCACCTGGCGGTCTCTAGCGAAGCAGACCAACCGTTGATCTTGATTCGGGCTTTGAATTCTTTGACCGCCTACCGATGGAAGAATCCTTGA
- a CDS encoding hydantoinase/oxoprolinase family protein, translating to MEESLITKPTSPSPDASPRSVLGVDVGGANLKSVLINQQTEEATARESFFPMWKRPESLAEQLRSDWASLLADSQTDADWIDGIAVTMTGELADCFTDRQHGVTHIAEHVQSATKQFSRRAELAFYSTAGKFIGVDAVPSQVDALAASNWHALASLAANHVASDGILIDVGSTTTDIIPLQNGRVATDAKTDHQRLRDGSLVYVGCRRTPVCSLVNRLNIDGIDIPIMNEFFATIDDARLILRQQPESSEDLDSADGRPRDRQSAHRRLAKMVGWDANELSSEQADSLSQQIVASAQIQIDQSLQRWIERISGQADENITLLLSGHGQDLITRTSPCSTIDLRDRLTPEVSRSAPAFAVARLWLDTHREVR from the coding sequence ATGGAAGAATCCTTGATAACGAAACCGACTTCACCGTCACCAGACGCATCCCCCAGGTCTGTACTGGGCGTCGATGTCGGCGGTGCCAACTTGAAGTCGGTTTTGATCAACCAGCAAACGGAGGAAGCGACCGCCCGGGAATCGTTTTTTCCGATGTGGAAACGCCCGGAATCGCTCGCTGAACAACTGCGTTCGGATTGGGCATCGTTGCTAGCGGATTCGCAAACCGATGCGGATTGGATCGATGGCATCGCAGTCACGATGACGGGAGAGCTGGCTGATTGCTTCACCGACCGCCAACACGGCGTGACGCACATCGCTGAACACGTTCAGTCGGCGACGAAACAGTTCAGTCGCCGTGCCGAGCTCGCGTTCTACTCCACCGCCGGAAAATTCATTGGCGTCGATGCAGTCCCTTCGCAGGTCGACGCGTTGGCGGCATCCAACTGGCACGCCTTGGCTTCTTTGGCGGCGAACCATGTGGCTTCCGATGGAATTTTGATCGATGTAGGTTCAACCACAACCGATATCATTCCGCTTCAGAACGGACGCGTTGCAACCGATGCCAAAACCGACCACCAAAGGCTTCGTGATGGATCTCTGGTCTACGTCGGGTGTCGAAGAACGCCAGTGTGTTCCCTGGTCAACCGGCTCAACATCGATGGTATCGACATCCCGATCATGAACGAATTTTTCGCGACGATCGATGACGCGAGACTGATTCTGCGACAGCAACCTGAGTCCTCCGAAGACCTGGACTCCGCCGACGGAAGACCTCGGGACAGACAATCGGCTCATCGGCGACTGGCAAAGATGGTTGGCTGGGACGCAAATGAACTTTCCAGCGAGCAAGCTGATTCGTTGTCTCAGCAAATCGTCGCCTCCGCTCAAATTCAGATCGACCAAAGCCTGCAACGCTGGATCGAACGGATCAGCGGACAGGCGGACGAAAACATCACGCTGTTGCTCAGCGGACACGGCCAGGATTTGATCACTCGAACCAGCCCATGCAGCACAATTGACTTGCGTGATCGCTTGACGCCGGAAGTTTCGCGGTCAGCCCCCGCATTCGCGGTCGCTCGTTTGTGGTTGGACACCCACCGAGAGGTCCGATGA
- a CDS encoding serine hydroxymethyltransferase, producing the protein MSFIQSQDPAIWDAIQAETIRQQDGLELIASENYTSPAIMEATGSVLTNKYAEGYPGRRYYGGCEHVDVVESIAIDRAKELFGAEAANVQPHSGSQANAAVYLSCLEVGDTVLGLDLAQGGHLTHGMKLNMSGRLYNFVNYGVDEVNHRLDFDQIVKLAREHKPKLIVAGASAYPREIPHDRFKEIADEVGAKLMVDMAHYAGLVAAKIHNSPVPYADYVTTTTHKTLRGPRSGLIMCKDEHLKLVNRNVFPGTQGGPLMHVVAAKAICFAEAMTEEYASYGQAVVDNAKVLAETLMGCGLRLVSGGTDNHLMLVDVTAVDLGGKKAEAVLDACGITVNMNMIPFDQRKPMDPSGIRIGTPALTTRGMGGDEMKRIGQWIYNALSDSDNAALHESIRNEIREMVQAFPVPADTESPASIA; encoded by the coding sequence ATGAGCTTCATTCAGTCACAAGACCCCGCCATTTGGGATGCAATCCAAGCCGAAACGATCCGTCAGCAAGACGGTTTGGAACTGATCGCCAGCGAGAATTACACCAGCCCCGCGATCATGGAAGCAACCGGCAGCGTCCTGACCAACAAATACGCTGAAGGCTATCCCGGTCGCCGGTACTACGGCGGCTGCGAACACGTTGACGTCGTGGAATCGATCGCGATTGACCGAGCCAAGGAACTCTTCGGTGCCGAAGCCGCCAACGTCCAGCCTCACAGCGGTTCGCAAGCCAACGCGGCTGTGTATTTGAGCTGCCTCGAAGTCGGCGACACCGTTCTTGGTTTAGATTTGGCCCAAGGTGGTCACCTGACCCACGGCATGAAGCTGAATATGAGCGGCCGACTTTACAACTTCGTCAATTACGGCGTCGATGAAGTCAATCATCGCTTGGACTTCGACCAAATCGTCAAACTGGCTCGCGAGCACAAACCGAAATTGATCGTCGCCGGTGCGAGTGCTTACCCACGCGAAATTCCTCACGACCGATTCAAAGAAATCGCGGACGAGGTCGGTGCAAAGCTAATGGTCGATATGGCCCACTACGCGGGCTTGGTTGCCGCAAAAATCCACAACAGCCCGGTTCCCTACGCGGACTACGTCACCACGACGACCCACAAAACCCTTCGAGGGCCTCGCAGTGGCTTGATCATGTGCAAGGATGAGCACTTGAAATTGGTCAATCGCAACGTGTTCCCCGGCACTCAGGGTGGCCCGTTGATGCACGTGGTCGCTGCCAAGGCGATCTGTTTTGCCGAAGCGATGACCGAAGAATACGCCAGCTACGGCCAAGCAGTCGTGGACAACGCGAAAGTCCTGGCCGAGACATTGATGGGATGTGGCTTGCGATTGGTCAGCGGCGGAACCGACAACCACCTGATGCTGGTCGATGTAACCGCCGTGGACTTGGGCGGCAAGAAGGCCGAAGCGGTCCTCGATGCTTGCGGCATCACCGTCAACATGAATATGATCCCGTTTGACCAGCGAAAACCGATGGACCCTTCGGGAATTCGAATCGGAACGCCCGCATTGACCACCCGCGGAATGGGCGGCGATGAGATGAAACGAATCGGCCAATGGATCTACAACGCACTGTCGGACTCCGACAACGCGGCACTTCACGAATCCATTCGCAACGAAATTCGCGAAATGGTGCAGGCTTTCCCTGTCCCAGCCGACACTGAATCTCCCGCCAGCATTGCCTGA
- a CDS encoding response regulator gives MHRILIADDNTANRELLEAYLVNIDCELETAVDGEDTLAKVASFQPDLILLDVMMPKLSGFEVCKQLKEAPETSNIMILMVTALSELGDIERGVQAGTDDFLSKPVNRIELTKRVENMLKLKGTTDELSRLRLYIQEMEER, from the coding sequence ATGCATCGGATCCTGATTGCTGATGACAACACTGCCAACCGCGAACTGCTGGAGGCCTACTTGGTCAACATCGATTGCGAATTGGAAACCGCGGTGGACGGGGAAGACACGCTGGCCAAAGTCGCATCGTTCCAACCGGATCTGATCCTGTTGGACGTGATGATGCCCAAGCTGAGTGGTTTCGAAGTTTGCAAACAGTTGAAAGAGGCACCTGAGACCAGCAATATCATGATTTTGATGGTGACGGCTCTCAGCGAGTTGGGCGATATCGAACGAGGCGTCCAAGCCGGCACCGATGACTTCTTGAGCAAACCCGTCAACCGAATCGAGTTGACCAAACGGGTCGAGAACATGCTCAAGCTCAAAGGCACGACCGACGAACTTTCGCGTCTGCGACTCTACATCCAGGAAATGGAAGAGCGTTGA
- a CDS encoding amino acid kinase family protein — protein sequence MKRRVIKLGGSLLTRPHLLDDFYHWHSNQPPADDCLIIGGGQMIDAVREWDRLRPGDPRAVHWQCVAMLEQSMRHLAAAFQTDDRFSPVEILDSEDAWLNYSTLSRDSNKSSATLKFLRPEVVYDSASNAPLPENWSTTTDSIAMWVGLLCDASEVVLLKSCTISPADELTNWITNGIVDPACEVLASLENKLRVEQLPIQPTG from the coding sequence ATGAAACGACGTGTGATCAAACTGGGTGGCAGCCTGCTGACTCGCCCTCATCTGCTGGATGACTTTTACCATTGGCACAGCAACCAACCGCCCGCCGATGATTGCTTGATCATTGGTGGCGGGCAAATGATCGATGCGGTGCGTGAATGGGATCGATTGCGACCGGGCGATCCCCGAGCGGTTCATTGGCAATGTGTCGCGATGCTGGAACAATCCATGCGACATCTCGCGGCCGCGTTTCAAACGGACGACCGGTTCTCGCCCGTTGAAATTCTCGATTCAGAAGATGCGTGGCTGAATTACTCGACGCTTTCACGCGATTCCAACAAGTCGTCGGCGACGTTGAAATTCCTGCGTCCCGAGGTGGTCTACGATTCGGCTTCCAACGCTCCACTACCTGAAAACTGGTCGACCACCACGGACTCCATCGCCATGTGGGTCGGGCTGCTGTGCGATGCAAGCGAGGTCGTGCTGCTGAAATCGTGCACCATTTCACCGGCAGACGAACTGACGAATTGGATCACGAACGGAATCGTGGACCCAGCCTGCGAGGTCTTGGCTTCGCTAGAAAACAAGCTTCGCGTCGAACAGTTGCCGATTCAGCCGACCGGTTGA